A window of the Patagioenas fasciata isolate bPatFas1 chromosome 32, bPatFas1.hap1, whole genome shotgun sequence genome harbors these coding sequences:
- the TRMT1 gene encoding tRNA (guanine(26)-N(2))-dimethyltransferase isoform X2, with amino-acid sequence MRAAARAAFSTFRRGLPGAPRAPPAMAEASAPPPGAQDPPGPAPGAQDPPAPGEMLVSEGAATIVLPGDSGVFYNPVQGFNRDLTCAVVTEFARLQLERKGIRVVLPGEEQPAGGAPPAAENGVAGATGDTTTGDTTTGDTGVPMAMRTARPGEVCEGGLRVLEALAASGLRSIRLAREVPGLVAVVANDVAPAAAALIARNVARNGAGALVTPSAADARMLMYEAKAARAPFDVIDLDPYGSPAPFLDAAVQAVSDGGLLCVTCTDMGVLAGNSPETCFGKYGAVSLKAKFCHEMALRIVLRSLQAHANVYQRVVAPLLSLSADFYVRVFVRVFGGQAKVKGAASKQALVFHCGGCGSHHLQPMGRATQHGVGFKFGVATGPPVGPTCEFCQHRHQVGGPIWAAPLHDVPFVERVLAALERNPGRFATEGRMRGVLSVVTEELSSVPLYHTLDGLSSTIRSNTPSLLQLRSALLHAGHRVSLSHACRNAVKTDAPPAVLWDIMRCWAAGVLRAAPRRQPLVAPPRAHALPREPRSLLGAQGQGQARGRHLPLPAGETEAAAEQTDADGHGDGRTDGHGDDGRGPDRPLQTAPRGRGGGTGIGGGGGNGRGGRRGAPRRCAPPRRRLNRC; translated from the exons ATGCGCGCGGCGGCGCGCGCGG cctTCAGCACCTTCCGCCGCGGCCTCCCGGGCGCCCCCCGCGCTCCCCCCGCCATGGCCGAGGCCTCCGCGCCCCCCCCGGGCGCTCAGGACCCCCCCGGGCCCGCCCCGGGCGCTCAGGACCCCCCCGCGCCGGGGGAGATGCTGGTGAGCGAGGGGGCGGCCACGATCGTGCTGCCCGGGGACAGCGGCGTCTTCTACAACCCGGTGCAGGGGTTCAACCGGGACCTCAC ctgTGCCGTGGTGACCGAATTCGCGCGGCTGCAGCTGGAGCGCAAGGGGATCAGGG TTGTGCTCCCCGGGGAGGAGCAGCCGGCCGGGGGTGCCCCCCCCGCAGCCGAGAACGGGGTCGCAGGGGCCACGGGGGACACGACCACGGGGGACACGACCACGGGGGACACCGGCGTCCCCATGGCCATGCGGACGGCGAGACCGGGAGAAGTGTGCGag GGggggctgcgggtgctggaggCCCTGGCCGCCTCGGGTCTCCGCTCCATCCGCCTGGCGCGCGAGGTGCCCGGGCTGGTGGCCGTGGTGGCCAACGACGTGGCCCCCGCCGCGGCCGCGCTCATCGCCCGCAACGTCGCCCGCAACGGCGCGGGGGCCCTGGTCACCCCCAGCGCGGCCGACGccag GATGCTGATGTACGAGGCCAAGGCCGCCCGCGCGCCCTTCGACGTCATCGACCTTGACCCCTACGGCAGCCCCGCCCCCTTCCTGGATGCGGCCGTGCAGGCCGTGAGCGacgggg GGCTGCTGTGCGTCACCTGCACCGACATGGGGGTGCTGGCCGGGAACAGCCCCGAGACCTGCTTCGGCAAGTACGGCGCCGTGTCGCTCAAGGCCAAGTTCTGCCACGAGATG gCGCTGCGCATCGTGCTGCGCAGCCTGCAGGCGCACGCCAACGTCTACCAGCGCGTGGTGGCGCCGCTGCTGAGCCTCAGCGCCGACTTCTACGTGCGCGTCTTCGTGCGCGTGTTCGGGGGCCAGGCCAAGGTCAAGGGCGCTGCCAG CAAACAGGCGCTGGTGTTTCACTGCGGGGGCTGCGGCTCccaccacctgcagcccatggggagGGCGACGCAGCACGGAGTGGG gttCAAGTTCGGGGTGGCCACGGGGCCACCGGTGGGTCCCACCTGCGAGTTCTGCCAGCACCGGCACCAG gtggggGGGCCCATCTGGGCCGCCCCCCTGCACGACGTCCCCTTTGTGGAGCGGGTGCTGGCGGCGCTGGAGCGGAACCCGGGGAGGTTCGCGACCGAGGGCCGAATGCGGGGGGTGCTGAGCGTGGTCACCGAg GAGCTCAGCAGCGTCCCCCTGTACCACACGCTGGACGGGCTCAGCAGCACCATCCGCAGCAACACCCCCTCCCTGCTGCAGCTGCG gtccgCTCTGCTCCACGCCGGCCACCGCGTCTCGCTGTCCCACGCCTGCAGGAACGCGGTCAAAACCGACGCCCCCCCCGCCGTGCTCTGGGACATCATGCGCTGCTGG GCTGCAGGCGTCCTTCGCGCTGCACCCCGACGCCAACCCCTGGTCGCGCCGCCGCGGGCTCACGCGCTTCCCCGAGAACCCCGAAGCCTTTTGGGGGCCCAAGGCCAAGGCCAAGCCCGG GGGCGGCATCTGCCCCTCCCTGCAGGAGAAACGGAAGCGGCTGCAGAACAAACGGACGCGGACGGACACGGGGACGGACGCACGGATGGACACGGGGACGACGGACGGGGCCCGGACCGCCCCCTGCAAACGGCCCCGCGAGGCCGCGGGGGGGGAACGGGAATCGGAGGCGGGGGCGGGAATGGGAGGGGGGGGCGCCGGGGAGCCCCCAGGCGCTGCGCCCCCCCCCGGCGCCGATTAAACCGCTGCTGA
- the TRMT1 gene encoding tRNA (guanine(26)-N(2))-dimethyltransferase isoform X4 → MRAAARAAFSTFRRGLPGAPRAPPAMAEASAPPPGAQDPPGPAPGAQDPPAPGEMLVSEGAATIVLPGDSGVFYNPVQGFNRDLTCAVVTEFARLQLERKGIRVVLPGEEQPAGGAPPAAENGVAGATGDTTTGDTTTGDTGVPMAMRTARPGEVCEGGLRVLEALAASGLRSIRLAREVPGLVAVVANDVAPAAAALIARNVARNGAGALVTPSAADARMLMYEAKAARAPFDVIDLDPYGSPAPFLDAAVQAVSDGGLLCVTCTDMGVLAGNSPETCFGKYGAVSLKAKFCHEMALRIVLRSLQAHANVYQRVVAPLLSLSADFYVRVFVRVFGGQAKVKGAASKQALVFHCGGCGSHHLQPMGRATQHGVGFKFGVATGPPVGPTCEFCQHRHQVGGPIWAAPLHDVPFVERVLAALERNPGRFATEGRMRGVLSVVTEELSSVPLYHTLDGLSSTIRSNTPSLLQLRSALLHAGHRVSLSHACRNAVKTDAPPAVLWDIMRCWAKTQAVKRERLPDASPAARILAVEPTLQASFALHPDANPWSQTPVTPPNPPDPQTP, encoded by the exons ATGCGCGCGGCGGCGCGCGCGG cctTCAGCACCTTCCGCCGCGGCCTCCCGGGCGCCCCCCGCGCTCCCCCCGCCATGGCCGAGGCCTCCGCGCCCCCCCCGGGCGCTCAGGACCCCCCCGGGCCCGCCCCGGGCGCTCAGGACCCCCCCGCGCCGGGGGAGATGCTGGTGAGCGAGGGGGCGGCCACGATCGTGCTGCCCGGGGACAGCGGCGTCTTCTACAACCCGGTGCAGGGGTTCAACCGGGACCTCAC ctgTGCCGTGGTGACCGAATTCGCGCGGCTGCAGCTGGAGCGCAAGGGGATCAGGG TTGTGCTCCCCGGGGAGGAGCAGCCGGCCGGGGGTGCCCCCCCCGCAGCCGAGAACGGGGTCGCAGGGGCCACGGGGGACACGACCACGGGGGACACGACCACGGGGGACACCGGCGTCCCCATGGCCATGCGGACGGCGAGACCGGGAGAAGTGTGCGag GGggggctgcgggtgctggaggCCCTGGCCGCCTCGGGTCTCCGCTCCATCCGCCTGGCGCGCGAGGTGCCCGGGCTGGTGGCCGTGGTGGCCAACGACGTGGCCCCCGCCGCGGCCGCGCTCATCGCCCGCAACGTCGCCCGCAACGGCGCGGGGGCCCTGGTCACCCCCAGCGCGGCCGACGccag GATGCTGATGTACGAGGCCAAGGCCGCCCGCGCGCCCTTCGACGTCATCGACCTTGACCCCTACGGCAGCCCCGCCCCCTTCCTGGATGCGGCCGTGCAGGCCGTGAGCGacgggg GGCTGCTGTGCGTCACCTGCACCGACATGGGGGTGCTGGCCGGGAACAGCCCCGAGACCTGCTTCGGCAAGTACGGCGCCGTGTCGCTCAAGGCCAAGTTCTGCCACGAGATG gCGCTGCGCATCGTGCTGCGCAGCCTGCAGGCGCACGCCAACGTCTACCAGCGCGTGGTGGCGCCGCTGCTGAGCCTCAGCGCCGACTTCTACGTGCGCGTCTTCGTGCGCGTGTTCGGGGGCCAGGCCAAGGTCAAGGGCGCTGCCAG CAAACAGGCGCTGGTGTTTCACTGCGGGGGCTGCGGCTCccaccacctgcagcccatggggagGGCGACGCAGCACGGAGTGGG gttCAAGTTCGGGGTGGCCACGGGGCCACCGGTGGGTCCCACCTGCGAGTTCTGCCAGCACCGGCACCAG gtggggGGGCCCATCTGGGCCGCCCCCCTGCACGACGTCCCCTTTGTGGAGCGGGTGCTGGCGGCGCTGGAGCGGAACCCGGGGAGGTTCGCGACCGAGGGCCGAATGCGGGGGGTGCTGAGCGTGGTCACCGAg GAGCTCAGCAGCGTCCCCCTGTACCACACGCTGGACGGGCTCAGCAGCACCATCCGCAGCAACACCCCCTCCCTGCTGCAGCTGCG gtccgCTCTGCTCCACGCCGGCCACCGCGTCTCGCTGTCCCACGCCTGCAGGAACGCGGTCAAAACCGACGCCCCCCCCGCCGTGCTCTGGGACATCATGCGCTGCTGG gccaAGACGCAGGCGGTGAAGCGCGAGCGCCTCCCCGATGCCAGCCCGGCCGCGCGGATCCTGGCCGTGGAGCCCAC gctGCAGGCGTCCTTCGCGCTGCACCCCGACGCCAACCCCTGGTCCCaaacccccgtgacccccccaaacccccctgacccccaaaccccctga
- the TRMT1 gene encoding tRNA (guanine(26)-N(2))-dimethyltransferase isoform X5 has protein sequence MRAAARAAFSTFRRGLPGAPRAPPAMAEASAPPPGAQDPPGPAPGAQDPPAPGEMLVSEGAATIVLPGDSGVFYNPVQGFNRDLTCAVVTEFARLQLERKGIRVVLPGEEQPAGGAPPAAENGVAGATGDTTTGDTTTGDTGVPMAMRTARPGEVCEGGLRVLEALAASGLRSIRLAREVPGLVAVVANDVAPAAAALIARNVARNGAGALVTPSAADARMLMYEAKAARAPFDVIDLDPYGSPAPFLDAAVQAVSDGGLLCVTCTDMGVLAGNSPETCFGKYGAVSLKAKFCHEMALRIVLRSLQAHANVYQRVVAPLLSLSADFYVRVFVRVFGGQAKVKGAASKQALVFHCGGCGSHHLQPMGRATQHGVGFKFGVATGPPVGPTCEFCQHRHQVGGPIWAAPLHDVPFVERVLAALERNPGRFATEGRMRGVLSVVTEELSSVPLYHTLDGLSSTIRSNTPSLLQLRSALLHAGHRVSLSHACRNAVKTDAPPAVLWDIMRCWAAGVLRAAPRRQPLVPNPRDPPKPP, from the exons ATGCGCGCGGCGGCGCGCGCGG cctTCAGCACCTTCCGCCGCGGCCTCCCGGGCGCCCCCCGCGCTCCCCCCGCCATGGCCGAGGCCTCCGCGCCCCCCCCGGGCGCTCAGGACCCCCCCGGGCCCGCCCCGGGCGCTCAGGACCCCCCCGCGCCGGGGGAGATGCTGGTGAGCGAGGGGGCGGCCACGATCGTGCTGCCCGGGGACAGCGGCGTCTTCTACAACCCGGTGCAGGGGTTCAACCGGGACCTCAC ctgTGCCGTGGTGACCGAATTCGCGCGGCTGCAGCTGGAGCGCAAGGGGATCAGGG TTGTGCTCCCCGGGGAGGAGCAGCCGGCCGGGGGTGCCCCCCCCGCAGCCGAGAACGGGGTCGCAGGGGCCACGGGGGACACGACCACGGGGGACACGACCACGGGGGACACCGGCGTCCCCATGGCCATGCGGACGGCGAGACCGGGAGAAGTGTGCGag GGggggctgcgggtgctggaggCCCTGGCCGCCTCGGGTCTCCGCTCCATCCGCCTGGCGCGCGAGGTGCCCGGGCTGGTGGCCGTGGTGGCCAACGACGTGGCCCCCGCCGCGGCCGCGCTCATCGCCCGCAACGTCGCCCGCAACGGCGCGGGGGCCCTGGTCACCCCCAGCGCGGCCGACGccag GATGCTGATGTACGAGGCCAAGGCCGCCCGCGCGCCCTTCGACGTCATCGACCTTGACCCCTACGGCAGCCCCGCCCCCTTCCTGGATGCGGCCGTGCAGGCCGTGAGCGacgggg GGCTGCTGTGCGTCACCTGCACCGACATGGGGGTGCTGGCCGGGAACAGCCCCGAGACCTGCTTCGGCAAGTACGGCGCCGTGTCGCTCAAGGCCAAGTTCTGCCACGAGATG gCGCTGCGCATCGTGCTGCGCAGCCTGCAGGCGCACGCCAACGTCTACCAGCGCGTGGTGGCGCCGCTGCTGAGCCTCAGCGCCGACTTCTACGTGCGCGTCTTCGTGCGCGTGTTCGGGGGCCAGGCCAAGGTCAAGGGCGCTGCCAG CAAACAGGCGCTGGTGTTTCACTGCGGGGGCTGCGGCTCccaccacctgcagcccatggggagGGCGACGCAGCACGGAGTGGG gttCAAGTTCGGGGTGGCCACGGGGCCACCGGTGGGTCCCACCTGCGAGTTCTGCCAGCACCGGCACCAG gtggggGGGCCCATCTGGGCCGCCCCCCTGCACGACGTCCCCTTTGTGGAGCGGGTGCTGGCGGCGCTGGAGCGGAACCCGGGGAGGTTCGCGACCGAGGGCCGAATGCGGGGGGTGCTGAGCGTGGTCACCGAg GAGCTCAGCAGCGTCCCCCTGTACCACACGCTGGACGGGCTCAGCAGCACCATCCGCAGCAACACCCCCTCCCTGCTGCAGCTGCG gtccgCTCTGCTCCACGCCGGCCACCGCGTCTCGCTGTCCCACGCCTGCAGGAACGCGGTCAAAACCGACGCCCCCCCCGCCGTGCTCTGGGACATCATGCGCTGCTGG gctGCAGGCGTCCTTCGCGCTGCACCCCGACGCCAACCCCTGGTCCCaaacccccgtgacccccccaaacccccctga
- the TRMT1 gene encoding tRNA (guanine(26)-N(2))-dimethyltransferase isoform X1, translating into MRAAARAAFSTFRRGLPGAPRAPPAMAEASAPPPGAQDPPGPAPGAQDPPAPGEMLVSEGAATIVLPGDSGVFYNPVQGFNRDLTCAVVTEFARLQLERKGIRVVLPGEEQPAGGAPPAAENGVAGATGDTTTGDTTTGDTGVPMAMRTARPGEVCEGGLRVLEALAASGLRSIRLAREVPGLVAVVANDVAPAAAALIARNVARNGAGALVTPSAADARMLMYEAKAARAPFDVIDLDPYGSPAPFLDAAVQAVSDGGLLCVTCTDMGVLAGNSPETCFGKYGAVSLKAKFCHEMALRIVLRSLQAHANVYQRVVAPLLSLSADFYVRVFVRVFGGQAKVKGAASKQALVFHCGGCGSHHLQPMGRATQHGVGFKFGVATGPPVGPTCEFCQHRHQVGGPIWAAPLHDVPFVERVLAALERNPGRFATEGRMRGVLSVVTEELSSVPLYHTLDGLSSTIRSNTPSLLQLRSALLHAGHRVSLSHACRNAVKTDAPPAVLWDIMRCWAKTQAVKRERLPDASPAARILAVEPTLQASFALHPDANPWSRRRGLTRFPENPEAFWGPKAKAKPGGGICPSLQEKRKRLQNKRTRTDTGTDARMDTGTTDGARTAPCKRPREAAGGERESEAGAGMGGGGAGEPPGAAPPPGAD; encoded by the exons ATGCGCGCGGCGGCGCGCGCGG cctTCAGCACCTTCCGCCGCGGCCTCCCGGGCGCCCCCCGCGCTCCCCCCGCCATGGCCGAGGCCTCCGCGCCCCCCCCGGGCGCTCAGGACCCCCCCGGGCCCGCCCCGGGCGCTCAGGACCCCCCCGCGCCGGGGGAGATGCTGGTGAGCGAGGGGGCGGCCACGATCGTGCTGCCCGGGGACAGCGGCGTCTTCTACAACCCGGTGCAGGGGTTCAACCGGGACCTCAC ctgTGCCGTGGTGACCGAATTCGCGCGGCTGCAGCTGGAGCGCAAGGGGATCAGGG TTGTGCTCCCCGGGGAGGAGCAGCCGGCCGGGGGTGCCCCCCCCGCAGCCGAGAACGGGGTCGCAGGGGCCACGGGGGACACGACCACGGGGGACACGACCACGGGGGACACCGGCGTCCCCATGGCCATGCGGACGGCGAGACCGGGAGAAGTGTGCGag GGggggctgcgggtgctggaggCCCTGGCCGCCTCGGGTCTCCGCTCCATCCGCCTGGCGCGCGAGGTGCCCGGGCTGGTGGCCGTGGTGGCCAACGACGTGGCCCCCGCCGCGGCCGCGCTCATCGCCCGCAACGTCGCCCGCAACGGCGCGGGGGCCCTGGTCACCCCCAGCGCGGCCGACGccag GATGCTGATGTACGAGGCCAAGGCCGCCCGCGCGCCCTTCGACGTCATCGACCTTGACCCCTACGGCAGCCCCGCCCCCTTCCTGGATGCGGCCGTGCAGGCCGTGAGCGacgggg GGCTGCTGTGCGTCACCTGCACCGACATGGGGGTGCTGGCCGGGAACAGCCCCGAGACCTGCTTCGGCAAGTACGGCGCCGTGTCGCTCAAGGCCAAGTTCTGCCACGAGATG gCGCTGCGCATCGTGCTGCGCAGCCTGCAGGCGCACGCCAACGTCTACCAGCGCGTGGTGGCGCCGCTGCTGAGCCTCAGCGCCGACTTCTACGTGCGCGTCTTCGTGCGCGTGTTCGGGGGCCAGGCCAAGGTCAAGGGCGCTGCCAG CAAACAGGCGCTGGTGTTTCACTGCGGGGGCTGCGGCTCccaccacctgcagcccatggggagGGCGACGCAGCACGGAGTGGG gttCAAGTTCGGGGTGGCCACGGGGCCACCGGTGGGTCCCACCTGCGAGTTCTGCCAGCACCGGCACCAG gtggggGGGCCCATCTGGGCCGCCCCCCTGCACGACGTCCCCTTTGTGGAGCGGGTGCTGGCGGCGCTGGAGCGGAACCCGGGGAGGTTCGCGACCGAGGGCCGAATGCGGGGGGTGCTGAGCGTGGTCACCGAg GAGCTCAGCAGCGTCCCCCTGTACCACACGCTGGACGGGCTCAGCAGCACCATCCGCAGCAACACCCCCTCCCTGCTGCAGCTGCG gtccgCTCTGCTCCACGCCGGCCACCGCGTCTCGCTGTCCCACGCCTGCAGGAACGCGGTCAAAACCGACGCCCCCCCCGCCGTGCTCTGGGACATCATGCGCTGCTGG gccaAGACGCAGGCGGTGAAGCGCGAGCGCCTCCCCGATGCCAGCCCGGCCGCGCGGATCCTGGCCGTGGAGCCCAC GCTGCAGGCGTCCTTCGCGCTGCACCCCGACGCCAACCCCTGGTCGCGCCGCCGCGGGCTCACGCGCTTCCCCGAGAACCCCGAAGCCTTTTGGGGGCCCAAGGCCAAGGCCAAGCCCGG GGGCGGCATCTGCCCCTCCCTGCAGGAGAAACGGAAGCGGCTGCAGAACAAACGGACGCGGACGGACACGGGGACGGACGCACGGATGGACACGGGGACGACGGACGGGGCCCGGACCGCCCCCTGCAAACGGCCCCGCGAGGCCGCGGGGGGGGAACGGGAATCGGAGGCGGGGGCGGGAATGGGAGGGGGGGGCGCCGGGGAGCCCCCAGGCGCTGCGCCCCCCCCCGGCGCCGATTAA
- the TRMT1 gene encoding tRNA (guanine(26)-N(2))-dimethyltransferase isoform X3: MAEASAPPPGAQDPPGPAPGAQDPPAPGEMLVSEGAATIVLPGDSGVFYNPVQGFNRDLTCAVVTEFARLQLERKGIRVVLPGEEQPAGGAPPAAENGVAGATGDTTTGDTTTGDTGVPMAMRTARPGEVCEGGLRVLEALAASGLRSIRLAREVPGLVAVVANDVAPAAAALIARNVARNGAGALVTPSAADARMLMYEAKAARAPFDVIDLDPYGSPAPFLDAAVQAVSDGGLLCVTCTDMGVLAGNSPETCFGKYGAVSLKAKFCHEMALRIVLRSLQAHANVYQRVVAPLLSLSADFYVRVFVRVFGGQAKVKGAASKQALVFHCGGCGSHHLQPMGRATQHGVGFKFGVATGPPVGPTCEFCQHRHQVGGPIWAAPLHDVPFVERVLAALERNPGRFATEGRMRGVLSVVTEELSSVPLYHTLDGLSSTIRSNTPSLLQLRSALLHAGHRVSLSHACRNAVKTDAPPAVLWDIMRCWAKTQAVKRERLPDASPAARILAVEPTLQASFALHPDANPWSRRRGLTRFPENPEAFWGPKAKAKPGGGICPSLQEKRKRLQNKRTRTDTGTDARMDTGTTDGARTAPCKRPREAAGGERESEAGAGMGGGGAGEPPGAAPPPGAD, from the exons ATGGCCGAGGCCTCCGCGCCCCCCCCGGGCGCTCAGGACCCCCCCGGGCCCGCCCCGGGCGCTCAGGACCCCCCCGCGCCGGGGGAGATGCTGGTGAGCGAGGGGGCGGCCACGATCGTGCTGCCCGGGGACAGCGGCGTCTTCTACAACCCGGTGCAGGGGTTCAACCGGGACCTCAC ctgTGCCGTGGTGACCGAATTCGCGCGGCTGCAGCTGGAGCGCAAGGGGATCAGGG TTGTGCTCCCCGGGGAGGAGCAGCCGGCCGGGGGTGCCCCCCCCGCAGCCGAGAACGGGGTCGCAGGGGCCACGGGGGACACGACCACGGGGGACACGACCACGGGGGACACCGGCGTCCCCATGGCCATGCGGACGGCGAGACCGGGAGAAGTGTGCGag GGggggctgcgggtgctggaggCCCTGGCCGCCTCGGGTCTCCGCTCCATCCGCCTGGCGCGCGAGGTGCCCGGGCTGGTGGCCGTGGTGGCCAACGACGTGGCCCCCGCCGCGGCCGCGCTCATCGCCCGCAACGTCGCCCGCAACGGCGCGGGGGCCCTGGTCACCCCCAGCGCGGCCGACGccag GATGCTGATGTACGAGGCCAAGGCCGCCCGCGCGCCCTTCGACGTCATCGACCTTGACCCCTACGGCAGCCCCGCCCCCTTCCTGGATGCGGCCGTGCAGGCCGTGAGCGacgggg GGCTGCTGTGCGTCACCTGCACCGACATGGGGGTGCTGGCCGGGAACAGCCCCGAGACCTGCTTCGGCAAGTACGGCGCCGTGTCGCTCAAGGCCAAGTTCTGCCACGAGATG gCGCTGCGCATCGTGCTGCGCAGCCTGCAGGCGCACGCCAACGTCTACCAGCGCGTGGTGGCGCCGCTGCTGAGCCTCAGCGCCGACTTCTACGTGCGCGTCTTCGTGCGCGTGTTCGGGGGCCAGGCCAAGGTCAAGGGCGCTGCCAG CAAACAGGCGCTGGTGTTTCACTGCGGGGGCTGCGGCTCccaccacctgcagcccatggggagGGCGACGCAGCACGGAGTGGG gttCAAGTTCGGGGTGGCCACGGGGCCACCGGTGGGTCCCACCTGCGAGTTCTGCCAGCACCGGCACCAG gtggggGGGCCCATCTGGGCCGCCCCCCTGCACGACGTCCCCTTTGTGGAGCGGGTGCTGGCGGCGCTGGAGCGGAACCCGGGGAGGTTCGCGACCGAGGGCCGAATGCGGGGGGTGCTGAGCGTGGTCACCGAg GAGCTCAGCAGCGTCCCCCTGTACCACACGCTGGACGGGCTCAGCAGCACCATCCGCAGCAACACCCCCTCCCTGCTGCAGCTGCG gtccgCTCTGCTCCACGCCGGCCACCGCGTCTCGCTGTCCCACGCCTGCAGGAACGCGGTCAAAACCGACGCCCCCCCCGCCGTGCTCTGGGACATCATGCGCTGCTGG gccaAGACGCAGGCGGTGAAGCGCGAGCGCCTCCCCGATGCCAGCCCGGCCGCGCGGATCCTGGCCGTGGAGCCCAC GCTGCAGGCGTCCTTCGCGCTGCACCCCGACGCCAACCCCTGGTCGCGCCGCCGCGGGCTCACGCGCTTCCCCGAGAACCCCGAAGCCTTTTGGGGGCCCAAGGCCAAGGCCAAGCCCGG GGGCGGCATCTGCCCCTCCCTGCAGGAGAAACGGAAGCGGCTGCAGAACAAACGGACGCGGACGGACACGGGGACGGACGCACGGATGGACACGGGGACGACGGACGGGGCCCGGACCGCCCCCTGCAAACGGCCCCGCGAGGCCGCGGGGGGGGAACGGGAATCGGAGGCGGGGGCGGGAATGGGAGGGGGGGGCGCCGGGGAGCCCCCAGGCGCTGCGCCCCCCCCCGGCGCCGATTAA
- the WDR83OS gene encoding PAT complex subunit Asterix isoform X3 encodes MADPRRPARVSRYKPPATETNPALEDPTPDYMNLLGMVFSMCGLMLKLRGHQADDEQLHALHLGRGDVLPAEPPAHVTALVTDGTARGLRGQ; translated from the exons ATGGCGGACCCGCGGCGGCCGGCCCGGGTGTCCAG GTACAAACCACCGGCCACCGAGACCAACCCGGCGCTGGAGGACCCGACCCCCGACTACATGAACCTGCTGGGGATGGTGTTCAGCATGTGCGGGCTCATGCTCAAG CTCCGAGGACACCAAGCAGATGATGAGCAGCTTCAT GCTCTCCATCTCGGCCGTGGTGATGTCCTACCTGCAGAACCCCCAGCCCATGTCACCGCCCTGGTGACCGACGGGACAGCACGGGGGCTGCGGGGACAGTAA
- the WDR83OS gene encoding PAT complex subunit Asterix isoform X2 — MADPRRPARVSRYKPPATETNPALEDPTPDYMNLLGMVFSMCGLMLKLRQLPQLRGHQADDEQLHALHLGRGDVLPAEPPAHVTALVTDGTARGLRGQ, encoded by the exons ATGGCGGACCCGCGGCGGCCGGCCCGGGTGTCCAG GTACAAACCACCGGCCACCGAGACCAACCCGGCGCTGGAGGACCCGACCCCCGACTACATGAACCTGCTGGGGATGGTGTTCAGCATGTGCGGGCTCATGCTCAAG CTTCGCCAACTCCCGCAGCTCCGAGGACACCAAGCAGATGATGAGCAGCTTCAT GCTCTCCATCTCGGCCGTGGTGATGTCCTACCTGCAGAACCCCCAGCCCATGTCACCGCCCTGGTGACCGACGGGACAGCACGGGGGCTGCGGGGACAGTAA
- the WDR83OS gene encoding PAT complex subunit Asterix isoform X1, translating to MADPRRPARVSRYKPPATETNPALEDPTPDYMNLLGMVFSMCGLMLKLKWCAWIAVYCSFISFANSRSSEDTKQMMSSFMLSISAVVMSYLQNPQPMSPPW from the exons ATGGCGGACCCGCGGCGGCCGGCCCGGGTGTCCAG GTACAAACCACCGGCCACCGAGACCAACCCGGCGCTGGAGGACCCGACCCCCGACTACATGAACCTGCTGGGGATGGTGTTCAGCATGTGCGGGCTCATGCTCAAG CTGAAGTGGTGCGCCTGGATCGCCGTGTACTGCTCCTTCATCAGCTTCGCCAACTCCCGCAGCTCCGAGGACACCAAGCAGATGATGAGCAGCTTCAT GCTCTCCATCTCGGCCGTGGTGATGTCCTACCTGCAGAACCCCCAGCCCATGTCACCGCCCTGGTGA